Part of the Virgibacillus necropolis genome, CTTGACCAGCATGCATCGATCTCACAGGAGGATCGAGAAGACTTTATGAATTATATTGCTGTGGCAAGAAAAGAATACGATGAAATTGCCAAGAAAGAAGTTCAAAAGGCATTCGTATATTCGTATGAAGAGTCTGCTAAAACGTTGATGAACAATTACCTTGATAATGTGGAAGCATATTGTAATAAAAATAGATTGCGAGATCCGCTAACAGGAGAAGAAATGAATCCAGACGAAAAGCTTATGCGTTCGATTGAGGAACAAATTGGTATTTCGGAAAATGCAAAAAAAGGTTTCCGAGAAGAAATTCTCATTCGTATTTCTGCCTATGCGAGGAAAGGGAAGCGCTTTGACTATACGTCACATGAGCGTCTACGTGAAGCGATTCAAAAGAAACTATTTGCTGATTTAAAGGATGTTGTTAAAATTACGACCTCATCACAAACGCCAGATGAATCCCAGCTTAAAAAGGTTAACGAAGTGATTGCACGGTTAATTGATGAACATGGCTATAACTCCATATCTGCTAACGAATTATTGCGTTACGTAGGAAGCTTGCTTAATAGATAACTAGAGAACCTTGGAAAATAACAAGACTGATCATATTGATGTCTTGTTATTTTTTTACCCAAAAATCGAAAAACCGACAACAACTTGTTTGTAGTTGCATAAGCTAAAAAAAGAATAGATAGGAGAGGATATGGTGCAAGAAGAGAGTAAAGGTAGTTTTGTCGTATCCCAGGAAAATTGGTCCCTCCATCGTAAAGGTTTACAAGATCAGCAACGTCATATGGATAAAGTGAAAGATGCTATTAAAAATAATTTGCCAGATCTTGTTAGTGAAGAAAGAATTATCATGTCAAATGGTCGAGATGTTATCAAAATACCAATTCGATCCCTAGATGAATATAAAATACGCTATAACTATGATAAATCAAAGCATGTTGGTCAAGGGAACGGTGATAGTAAAGTTGGTGATGTTGTTGCACGTGAACCGGGTGGTGATGGGAAAGATGGTGCTGGAAATGGAAAACAAGCTGGAGATAAAGCCGGCACCGATTACTATGAAGCAGAGGTCTCACTTGCTGAGTTAGAAGAAGCCCTTTTCAACGAACTGGAACTCCCAAATTTAAAACAGAAAGAACAAGCTGAAATCATAAATGAAAAAGTTGAATTTAATGATGTCCGTAAAAAAGGACTTATGGGCAATGTGGATAAAAAGCGAACCATTTTAACAGCATTGAAACGTAATTCAAGAGAAGGAAAACCAGGAATCACGCCAATTTACAATGATGACCTACGTTTCAAAACGTGGAATAATGTAACAAAACCTGAATCAAAAGCAGTCGTGCTTGCAATGATGGACACAAGTGGATCAATGGGAACATTTGAGAAGTATATGTCTAGGAGCTTCTTTTTCTGGATGACGAGGTTCTTACGCTCAAAATATGAAACAGTAGATATTGAATTTATTGCTCATCATACGGAAGCAAAAGTAGTAACAGAAGAGGCCTTTTTTTCAAAAGGGGAAAGCGGTGGAACGATTTGTTCCTCAGCTTACACAAAGGCGCTTGAGCTAATTGACGAAAAGTACAATCCTTCACGCTTTAATATTTATCCGTTTCACCTATCAGATGGTGACAACATTGCATCTGATAACGCGAGGTGTATGAAGCTAGTTAAAGAGATGATGGAGGTTTCCAATATGTTTGGTTATGGCGAAATTAATGAACGAAGCCGTAACACAACATTAATGAACGCATTTAAAGCATTTGACAATCCGAAATTCCGTCACTACATCCTAAAGGAAAAACAAGACGTGTATCATGCAATGAAGAGTTTTTTCAGAAAAGAAGAGGCTACCGTTTAATTAGGAAGGGCATTCCCGGGTGGGGTGCCCTTTTGAAGTAGTTAATAGAGCGCAAAAGGTTACTGATGTAAAGGAATCTTATTTATCTGCAAGCTCAATCATGTATGCTGCTCGTTCATTTTTCAACGTGAAATGAGATCCATTAAATTGATAGGTTGTTGTGTCTTCGAGAGGTATTTCATATGACGGTAATGGGAGCTGTTCAAGTTTATTATCAGCGTTTTCTATCTTTCCCGTGCCGTTTAAATGTAGTGCATACTTAGCTACATAGTCGTCTATCGTTTCTGTATGTTCAATGTATGAAACTTTCTCTAATGTCATTAACGTCTCGTCATTATCCTCAATCTCTTGTTTTAAAATTTTAATATTTTTTCCAGTCCATTTACTCAAAGACTCGTTAAATTCCTCAATCGATATAGAATCTTGTTCCATGATAATCACCTCTATCGTATAGACTTTCCTTGATTTACAAAATGATGCAGGAATCATGTCGTAGTACGTGAAAAATATTTATTGACTATTTGGCAAATTAATGTAATATATGTATAAATCCACTGCTTCATTAATGATCCCTTCGTAAAGCTCTCTTAGACTCCTTTTTGAACCAATAAAACAGGACCTCTTAACTGTACAATAAAATTCCAATCCTAATTACAACCAATTTTAAATTTAAAGGAGAGAACCTCAAGTGGCATCTACTTATTCTGCGATAAAATGTCCTAACTGTAGTCGGACCGCAATTGAAGATGATTACTATAAAACGGGAGAACTATTCATTTGCTGTGATCGTTGTGGGTACAATTATTCAAAAGTTATTGAACATGAAACAATGGAGACAATAAATTATAAAGAAGAAATAATCGGTGGACATGGCGTC contains:
- the yhbH gene encoding sporulation protein YhbH; protein product: MVQEESKGSFVVSQENWSLHRKGLQDQQRHMDKVKDAIKNNLPDLVSEERIIMSNGRDVIKIPIRSLDEYKIRYNYDKSKHVGQGNGDSKVGDVVAREPGGDGKDGAGNGKQAGDKAGTDYYEAEVSLAELEEALFNELELPNLKQKEQAEIINEKVEFNDVRKKGLMGNVDKKRTILTALKRNSREGKPGITPIYNDDLRFKTWNNVTKPESKAVVLAMMDTSGSMGTFEKYMSRSFFFWMTRFLRSKYETVDIEFIAHHTEAKVVTEEAFFSKGESGGTICSSAYTKALELIDEKYNPSRFNIYPFHLSDGDNIASDNARCMKLVKEMMEVSNMFGYGEINERSRNTTLMNAFKAFDNPKFRHYILKEKQDVYHAMKSFFRKEEATV